A genome region from Primulina eburnea isolate SZY01 chromosome 9, ASM2296580v1, whole genome shotgun sequence includes the following:
- the LOC140840676 gene encoding exocyst complex component EXO70A1-like, which translates to MTTWLRNLMGGATISQQLAIETIALWESKPAHELIFNSSHREIRQYMLAVDKILQSPKMNGFDENFAKSMARLKLEFQAVLSRQAHYTAGPSSVTEWSSSLIDSTASGIRFEDYLVYEKPNEKVISYLRNIAARMSIGGNLGDCIKAYISVRKKFLESQLQWLRFEELSSGGKGRKLDWEAKVDLWIQVSKICVELFFRREKNFCEEIFQNLGTAKDECFVGTVQDFAVRLFGFAESLSLSNQPYERMVSVFGLYDGFFSVLEVSDALFASEPGKRIRDVCSDTVRKIENDVKRMMIDFENAVLNEILKVPDDKGDVYRLTEYVMDRIKLLVSHKKLLTNLIKTVPSLRFGDVVIPEEELGDFGFRTFLDLHLILIIVVLLMNLEGKSKKYKDPILGDLFMMNNIHHIVQKIEGSDELHEMIGDLYLNKLRQREKQSMLSYQSYTSNKFLACFDDKGLYVTRWCISSRLSRTALKKRMKDFNDVFEHVGALHSSWTVPDSPLRDEIRQSLSNKLVPAYQQFLEKFRRRCGINSPGDARIKHSAEELKALVLEKLLANSS; encoded by the coding sequence GTCGACAAAATCCTGCAATCGCCTAAAATGAATGGATTTGACGAGAATTTCGCCAAGTCCATGGCTCGGCTCAAGCTCGAGTTCCAAGCTGTTTTGAGCCGGCAAGCCCATTACACAGCCGGCCCCAGCTCCGTTACGGAATGGAGCAGCTCATTGATCGACAGCACAGCTAGTGGGATTAGGTTTGAAGATTATTTAGTCTATGAAAAACCCAATGAAAAAGTGATTAGTTATTTGAGGAATATAGCAGCAAGAATGAGTATTGGTGGGAATCTAGGAGATTGTATTAAGGCTTATATCAGTGTGAGGAAGAAATTTCTTGAGTCTCAGCTTCAATGGCTTCGTTTTGAGGAGCTGAGTTCTGGGGGGAAAGGCAGAAAACTTGACTGGGAGGCAAAGGTTGACCTCTGGATTCAAGTTTCCAAGATTTGTGTTGAGCTTTTCTTTCGAAGAGAGAAGAATTTTTGTGAGGAGATATTTCAGAATCTTGGGACCGCAAAAGATGAATGTTTTGTTGGAACAGTTCAAGATTTTGCAGTTAGGCTGTTTGGTTTTGCAGAATCTCTGAGTTTGAGTAATCAGCCTTATGAGAGAATGGTGTCGGTCTTCGGCCTTTACGATGGATTTTTTTCTGTTTTAGAGGTCAGTGACGCCCTTTTTGCTTCCGAACCAGGGAAACGCATTCGAGACGTTTGCTCAGACACGGTGCGGAAGATTGAGAATGATGTAAAAAGAAtgatgattgattttgagaatgCTGTTCTTAATGAGATTTTGAAAGTTCCGGATGACAAAGGGGATGTTTATCGATTGACGGAATACGTGATGGATCGAATCAAGCTCCTAGTGAGCCACAAGAAGCTGCTCACAAACTTGATCAAGACAGTCCCTTCATTGAGATTTGGCGATGTGGTCATTCCTGAAGAGGAGTTGGGGGATTTCGGTTTTCGAACGTTTCTTGATCTCCATTTGATCTTGATCATCGTGGTTCTACTGATGAATCTAGAGGGGAAGTCCAAGAAATACAAAGATCCCATTTTGGGGGATTTGTTTATGATGAACAACATTCATCACATAGTCCAAAAAATCGAAGGATCCGATGAGTTACACGAGATGATCGGCGACTTGTACCTAAACAAGTTGCGTCAGAGAGAGAAGCAGTCCATGCTCAGTTATCAGTCATACACTTCCAACAAGTTCTTGGCTTGTTTTGATGATAAGGGATTGTATGTTACCCGTTGGTGTATTAGTTCTAGGCTATCTAGAACTGCATTAAAGAAGAGGATGAAGGATTTCAATGATGTTTTTGAACATGTTGGGGCTTTACATTCGTCCTGGACGGTGCCCGATTCGCCGCTCAGGGATGAGATTCGTCAGTCCCTGTCGAACAAGTTGGTTCCGGCTTACCAACAATTTCTCGAAAAGTTCAGGAGAAGGTGTGGAATAAATTCCCCCGGAGACGCAAGAATCAAGCATTCAGCTGAGGAACTCAAGGCTTTAGTCTTGGAGAAATTGTTAGCAAATTCATCTTGA